In one Deltaproteobacteria bacterium genomic region, the following are encoded:
- the lipB gene encoding lipoyl(octanoyl) transferase LipB → MTADSPLRKLRVERMGTVGYEPMHELQKSRHADVLAGHQDDTLFLLEHLPVITAGKNTGRGHVLAAEPELARRGVEIFDSGRGGDVTYHAPGQIVGYPIVHLAEGERDIRKYVCNLEEVLIRTAKDFGIVAARVDGMRGIWVGNDKLAAVGVRISRWTTMHGFALNVTTDLDGFDLIVPCGLQGRGVTSLEKLLGQAPSLVDVENRLAHHCGDVLGRTLEEASPSSLPQVPEDIATGSSKQVGGVS, encoded by the coding sequence ATGACTGCTGACTCTCCCCTCCGAAAGCTTCGCGTGGAGCGCATGGGTACCGTAGGTTACGAGCCCATGCATGAGCTCCAAAAGAGCCGCCACGCCGATGTTTTGGCTGGCCATCAAGACGATACGCTTTTCTTGCTCGAGCATTTGCCCGTGATTACGGCTGGAAAAAACACCGGCCGCGGGCATGTTCTCGCGGCGGAGCCAGAGCTTGCACGTCGTGGGGTAGAAATCTTTGATTCAGGTCGCGGCGGTGACGTCACTTACCATGCACCAGGACAGATTGTCGGTTACCCGATTGTTCACCTCGCCGAGGGCGAGCGCGATATTCGAAAATATGTCTGTAATTTGGAAGAAGTCCTGATTCGCACTGCGAAGGATTTTGGGATTGTAGCGGCCCGTGTAGATGGAATGCGCGGCATTTGGGTTGGCAATGACAAATTGGCTGCCGTTGGTGTACGAATATCACGTTGGACAACGATGCATGGCTTCGCGCTGAACGTAACCACAGATTTAGATGGTTTTGATTTGATTGTACCTTGTGGCCTTCAGGGGCGCGGTGTAACGAGCTTAGAGAAGTTGCTCGGACAAGCACCTTCTTTAGTAGACGTGGAAAATAGATTAGCGCATCATTGTGGTGATGTTTTAGGTCGAACGCTTGAAGAAGCTTCACCTTCCTCGTTGCCTCAAGTTCCTGAGGATATTGCAACCGGTAGCAGCAAGCAGGTCGGTGGAGTAAGTTGA
- the orn gene encoding oligoribonuclease, whose protein sequence is MSQSNTNLVWVDLEMTGLCPETCVIVEVAMIITNRELKVIDKPLNVAVWQPPEVLSRMEPYVANMHKNSGLMARIEQSRLSLAGAEKQMMELMTKHCAYGTAPLCGNTIGQDRRFLVKYMPQVDGYLHYRNIDVSTVKELGLWWYGAKYIKPDDGKHTALHDIQQSIEEMRYLRGSVFK, encoded by the coding sequence ATGTCGCAGAGCAACACGAATTTAGTCTGGGTTGATTTAGAAATGACCGGGCTATGCCCAGAAACCTGCGTGATTGTGGAAGTTGCCATGATTATCACGAATCGGGAACTCAAGGTTATTGATAAGCCTCTGAATGTAGCTGTTTGGCAGCCTCCAGAAGTTTTGAGCCGTATGGAGCCCTATGTGGCTAATATGCATAAGAATAGTGGCTTGATGGCTCGAATCGAGCAGAGCCGTTTGTCTCTGGCTGGTGCCGAAAAGCAGATGATGGAGCTGATGACCAAGCACTGCGCTTATGGAACCGCGCCTTTGTGCGGCAATACCATCGGCCAAGATCGTCGCTTTCTTGTGAAGTATATGCCGCAGGTCGATGGCTACTTACATTACCGAAATATTGATGTTTCAACCGTCAAAGAGCTTGGACTCTGGTGGTACGGCGCTAAATACATCAAACCAGACGATGGAAAGCACACCGCGTTGCACGACATTCAGCAATCCATCGAAGAGATGCGCTATCTTCGGGGCTCTGTCTTCAAATAG
- the lipA gene encoding lipoyl synthase — protein MAEAVEPLIQIGKRAAIPKKGEAARRPPWLRVKVRQNETFDEVTSLLKGLKLNTVCEEARCPNIWECWGEHRTATFMILGEICTRACRYCSVTSAKPTGLDLEEPENVAEAVEKMKLAHAVLTSVDRDDLPDFGAGHWVETIEAIKRRSPETKIEILTPDYNGDWNQLRRVLDTHVDVFSHNMETVPRLYRRLRSKGIYERCLDLLNELDKYRVEQQIQMTTKTGIICGMGEEIPEILEVMDDLRKVNVDVLTMGQYLNPTKKHLPIARFYTPEEFEMLKEEGLKRGFKSVVSGPLVRSSYHAHEHVPQALESESK, from the coding sequence ATGGCAGAAGCAGTTGAGCCCTTGATTCAAATAGGCAAGCGGGCGGCTATTCCCAAGAAAGGTGAAGCTGCGCGGCGACCACCTTGGCTGCGCGTTAAAGTGCGCCAGAATGAAACCTTTGACGAGGTGACTTCGCTTCTCAAAGGACTCAAACTCAACACAGTTTGTGAAGAGGCACGATGCCCGAATATTTGGGAGTGCTGGGGAGAGCACCGAACTGCAACGTTTATGATTCTCGGTGAAATTTGTACCAGAGCCTGCCGCTATTGCTCTGTGACAAGTGCAAAGCCCACGGGGCTTGATTTAGAAGAGCCTGAGAACGTGGCAGAGGCAGTTGAAAAAATGAAGCTCGCTCATGCCGTACTAACGAGTGTGGATCGAGACGACTTACCTGACTTTGGCGCAGGCCACTGGGTAGAAACCATTGAAGCGATCAAGCGCCGAAGCCCCGAAACGAAGATTGAGATCCTTACCCCCGATTACAACGGCGATTGGAATCAGCTCAGACGGGTCTTGGATACCCATGTGGACGTGTTTAGCCACAATATGGAAACAGTACCTCGGCTCTACCGCCGGCTTCGCTCTAAAGGGATTTACGAGCGTTGTTTAGATCTCTTGAATGAACTCGATAAATACCGAGTTGAGCAGCAAATTCAGATGACCACGAAAACGGGCATCATCTGCGGAATGGGTGAAGAGATTCCTGAGATTTTAGAAGTGATGGACGATCTTCGAAAAGTGAATGTGGATGTTCTCACAATGGGACAGTATTTAAACCCCACGAAAAAGCACCTCCCCATCGCACGGTTTTATACTCCGGAAGAGTTTGAGATGCTTAAAGAAGAGGGGCTCAAACGCGGCTTCAAATCCGTGGTGAGTGGCCCACTGGTTCGCAGCTCGTATCATGCCCATGAGCATGTTCCGCAGGCCTTGGAGTCCGAGAGCAAGTAA